The Clostridium sporogenes genome contains a region encoding:
- a CDS encoding HU family DNA-binding protein, with protein sequence MNKSELITSMAEKSKLTKKDAEAALKAFIESVEEALEGGQKVQLVGFGTFETRERAERVGRNPRTKEEITIPASIAPVFKAGKELKEKVNKK encoded by the coding sequence GTGAATAAATCAGAATTAATTACAAGCATGGCAGAAAAATCAAAATTAACTAAAAAGGATGCAGAAGCAGCTTTAAAAGCATTTATAGAAAGCGTTGAAGAAGCATTAGAAGGTGGCCAAAAAGTTCAATTAGTTGGCTTTGGTACTTTTGAAACTAGGGAAAGAGCTGAAAGAGTAGGTAGAAATCCAAGAACTAAAGAAGAAATAACTATACCTGCATCAATAGCACCTGTTTTCAAAGCAGGAAAAGAGCTAAAAGAAAAAGTAAACAAAAAATAA
- the yabQ gene encoding spore cortex biosynthesis protein YabQ — protein sequence MVISISKQLGLLIFSFLSGLITGVFFDIYRSIRMDKNLSPIIKIIEDILFWCLAAIAIFIFLLYNNCAFIGIYVYLWIAIGLYIYIFFISKYLNPIFIYVVQNINKFFRIAINIIVYPFKILIYKIKSNKMH from the coding sequence ATGGTTATATCTATAAGTAAACAATTGGGATTATTAATTTTTAGTTTTTTATCTGGTTTAATAACGGGTGTTTTTTTTGACATTTATAGAAGTATAAGGATGGATAAAAATTTAAGTCCTATTATAAAAATTATTGAAGATATATTATTTTGGTGCTTGGCTGCTATAGCAATATTCATATTTTTGTTATATAATAATTGTGCCTTTATAGGGATATATGTATACCTATGGATTGCTATAGGATTATACATATATATATTTTTTATAAGCAAATATTTAAATCCTATATTTATTTATGTGGTTCAAAATATAAATAAATTTTTTAGAATAGCAATTAATATAATAGTGTATCCCTTTAAAATACTAATATATAAAATAAAATCTAATAAAATGCATTAA
- the mazG gene encoding nucleoside triphosphate pyrophosphohydrolase, whose amino-acid sequence MINIIGLGPGSKESITLGTIDSLKTVDKVFLRTEKHPTVEYINKLGIVYETFDEKYETGESFDEVYNSIAKSLIDDSNNYSDIIYAVPGHPLVAEKSVNILIKLCKENNIEFKIVPAVSFVDALMESLLLDPVEGLKIIDAFDIKNQVMDKRIGTVITQVYDKFIASEVKLNLMNYYKDDTEIFFVRAAGIEGLEEIRKIPLYELDRQHNIDHLTSVYIPKVSNNNYDFMDLLDIMDKLRGEEGCPWDKEQTHTSLKKYLIEESYEVIEAIDNKDVDMLIEELGDVLLQVIFHSQIGKEEGFFEIKDVIQSICDKMINRHPHVFSDLEINNSNEVLENWDKIKSIEQGNKTYTDSIRHIAKTLPALMRADKVQKKAAKVGFDWDNIEDAMKKIIEEYKEIEDVYKSKNKVKILEEIGDLLFSVVNVARFLDIDPENALNYSIDKFINRFQYIEDESISMGRNLDNMSLEEMDELWKEAKNK is encoded by the coding sequence ATGATAAACATTATAGGATTAGGTCCAGGATCCAAAGAATCAATTACTTTAGGAACTATAGATAGTTTAAAAACTGTTGATAAAGTTTTTTTAAGGACAGAAAAACATCCTACAGTAGAGTATATAAATAAACTAGGAATAGTTTATGAAACTTTTGATGAAAAATATGAGACAGGTGAAAGTTTTGATGAGGTATATAATTCTATAGCAAAATCATTAATAGATGATAGCAACAATTATTCAGATATAATATATGCAGTACCAGGGCATCCATTAGTTGCAGAAAAATCTGTAAATATACTTATAAAGCTTTGCAAGGAAAATAATATAGAATTTAAAATAGTGCCTGCAGTAAGCTTTGTAGATGCTTTGATGGAAAGTTTACTTTTGGATCCAGTAGAAGGATTGAAAATAATAGATGCTTTTGACATAAAGAATCAAGTAATGGATAAGAGAATTGGAACTGTAATCACACAAGTATATGATAAGTTTATAGCATCAGAAGTTAAATTAAATCTTATGAACTATTATAAAGATGATACAGAAATATTTTTTGTAAGAGCAGCGGGAATAGAGGGACTTGAGGAGATAAGAAAGATACCCTTATATGAATTAGATAGACAACATAACATAGATCATTTAACATCAGTATATATACCAAAGGTTTCAAATAATAACTATGATTTTATGGATTTATTAGATATAATGGATAAGCTAAGAGGGGAAGAGGGCTGTCCTTGGGATAAGGAACAAACTCATACTTCATTAAAAAAATACTTAATAGAAGAAAGTTATGAAGTTATAGAGGCCATAGATAATAAAGATGTGGATATGTTAATCGAAGAATTAGGAGATGTGCTCCTACAAGTAATTTTCCATTCTCAAATTGGAAAAGAAGAAGGTTTTTTTGAAATAAAAGATGTAATACAGTCTATATGTGATAAAATGATTAATAGACATCCTCATGTTTTTAGTGACTTAGAGATAAATAATTCAAATGAAGTTTTGGAAAATTGGGATAAGATAAAAAGTATAGAACAGGGAAATAAAACTTACACAGATAGTATAAGACATATTGCCAAAACACTACCAGCTTTAATGAGAGCAGATAAAGTTCAAAAGAAAGCAGCAAAGGTGGGATTTGATTGGGATAATATAGAAGATGCTATGAAAAAAATTATAGAGGAATATAAAGAGATAGAAGATGTATATAAAAGCAAAAATAAGGTAAAAATATTAGAAGAAATAGGTGATTTATTATTTTCAGTGGTAAATGTAGCAAGATTTCTTGACATTGACCCTGAAAATGCTTTAAATTATAGTATAGATAAATTTATAAATCGCTTTCAATACATAGAAGATGAATCAATCTCTATGGGCAGAAATTTAGATAATATGTCTTTAGAAGAAATGGATGAATTATGGAAGGAAGCGAAAAATAAATAA
- a CDS encoding RNA-binding S4 domain-containing protein, with protein sequence MRLDKFLKVSRIIKRRTVAKEACENERVLVNSKIAKPGTEVKEGDLLEIQYANKTMKYEIISVLEHVKKEDAENMYKII encoded by the coding sequence TTGCGTTTAGATAAATTTCTTAAAGTTTCAAGAATAATAAAAAGAAGAACTGTAGCTAAAGAGGCTTGTGAAAACGAAAGGGTTCTTGTTAATTCTAAGATAGCTAAACCTGGTACTGAAGTTAAAGAGGGAGATCTCTTAGAAATACAATATGCTAATAAAACTATGAAGTATGAAATAATATCTGTTTTAGAGCATGTAAAAAAAGAAGATGCTGAAAATATGTACAAAATTATATAA
- a CDS encoding FtsB family cell division protein, producing MKKINVKKLILFLAIVYIAVIFINQQITMHKIRDQISEKKIELKEVKEKNQKLQDEVKLSKSKDYIEKLARERLRLIKKGETPVINNTQ from the coding sequence ATGAAAAAAATTAATGTAAAGAAGTTAATACTTTTCTTAGCTATAGTTTATATTGCAGTTATTTTTATAAATCAGCAAATAACTATGCATAAAATCAGGGACCAAATAAGTGAAAAGAAAATAGAATTAAAAGAAGTTAAAGAAAAAAATCAAAAATTACAGGATGAAGTCAAATTATCTAAATCAAAAGATTACATAGAAAAATTAGCTAGAGAAAGATTAAGACTTATAAAGAAAGGGGAGACTCCTGTAATAAACAACACACAATAA
- a CDS encoding putative polysaccharide biosynthesis protein, whose protein sequence is MKKQSLIKGTFILGSAGIIAKFLGLFFRWPLQMLIGDEGIGYYQMSYPLYMFFIAAASGIPVAVSKLVSERNAVSDEGGILSVLKEAMIFMFIMGMGFTIILLLFSKDIIRFLKWDTRSYYSLIGISLAPFFISIMSVFRGFFQGMQNMNYTAISQVIEQLGRVIVGVGLAYILLPKGIEYSAGGAAIGAAAGGLLGGIYLFFRYLSVKKEFRVKKVKRNLKIMNTILYMAIPISIGSAVGTIMSLIDSALVPQKLLEAGFTYKQSTILYGQLTGKAFTLVNVPLTLSVSLCAALVPIIAEDYILNRKMEVLKKVELAVKISMVIAIPSCLGLNFMAKPILNLIFPGQESGYEILKHLALSIPFIVLCQTSTAILQGVGRYMRPIINLCIGCIFKIVITLILVPMSNINIYGAVIGTIAGYVISAVLNMRALKKSLNISINYYEIMIKPLIASTIMIIAVVFIYFYAYNYTISSKIACLIAVFLGMIIYFIIIGLIGILDYTYIKRKIIKR, encoded by the coding sequence ATGAAAAAACAATCTTTAATAAAGGGAACTTTTATATTAGGAAGTGCAGGAATAATTGCTAAATTTTTAGGATTATTTTTTAGATGGCCATTACAAATGCTCATAGGAGATGAAGGGATTGGATACTATCAAATGTCCTATCCACTATATATGTTTTTTATAGCAGCTGCATCTGGAATACCTGTAGCAGTTTCTAAGTTAGTATCAGAAAGAAATGCAGTAAGTGATGAAGGTGGGATACTATCAGTTTTAAAAGAAGCTATGATATTTATGTTTATAATGGGAATGGGATTTACAATTATACTTTTATTATTTTCAAAAGATATAATAAGATTTTTAAAATGGGATACAAGATCTTATTATTCTTTGATAGGAATATCCTTAGCACCTTTTTTTATTTCTATAATGAGTGTGTTTAGAGGATTTTTTCAAGGAATGCAAAATATGAATTATACTGCTATATCACAAGTTATAGAGCAGCTAGGGAGAGTAATAGTTGGAGTTGGACTTGCCTATATACTATTACCAAAGGGTATAGAATATTCAGCAGGAGGAGCGGCTATAGGAGCAGCTGCAGGAGGTCTTTTAGGAGGAATATATCTTTTTTTTAGATACTTAAGTGTGAAAAAAGAATTTAGAGTAAAAAAAGTAAAAAGAAATTTAAAAATAATGAATACTATACTTTATATGGCAATTCCTATATCTATAGGATCTGCAGTAGGAACTATCATGAGTTTAATAGATTCTGCATTAGTGCCACAGAAACTATTAGAAGCAGGATTTACATACAAACAATCGACTATATTGTATGGTCAATTAACAGGAAAAGCATTTACTTTAGTTAACGTGCCTTTAACATTATCTGTATCTTTGTGTGCAGCGTTGGTACCTATAATTGCAGAAGATTATATATTAAATAGAAAAATGGAAGTTTTAAAAAAAGTAGAATTAGCTGTTAAAATTTCTATGGTTATAGCCATACCTTCCTGTTTAGGACTTAACTTTATGGCTAAACCTATATTAAACTTAATATTTCCTGGGCAAGAATCAGGATATGAAATATTAAAGCATTTAGCGCTGAGTATACCATTTATAGTTTTATGTCAAACTAGTACAGCTATATTACAGGGCGTAGGGAGGTATATGAGACCTATAATTAACTTATGTATAGGATGTATATTTAAAATAGTAATCACATTGATTTTAGTTCCTATGAGTAATATAAATATATATGGTGCAGTTATAGGTACAATAGCTGGTTATGTGATATCAGCTGTATTAAACATGAGAGCTTTAAAAAAGAGCTTAAATATAAGTATCAATTATTATGAAATCATGATAAAACCTCTTATTGCATCTACAATAATGATAATTGCAGTTGTATTTATTTACTTCTATGCCTATAATTATACCATAAGTAGTAAAATAGCTTGTTTAATAGCTGTATTTTTAGGAATGATAATCTATTTTATTATAATAGGATTAATTGGTATACTTGATTATACTTATATAAAAAGAAAAATCATAAAAAGATAA
- the spoIIE gene encoding stage II sporulation protein E → MQYGAELLPYQRLKKIEKQKYKKSINLKSIVNMIIFFMSSFLVSRVIFINNMAPFGIAFLLSISRQKEYNKYLFISAVGSVIGYISLKNNIGYISLNILEIATIILSSYIFKNVEDKKNTIIIYMIIYLEIFAYKIFVTKISTTMAILGATFEIGCIFPIYYIINYSILCFKNINTSHLYSNEEIVSMAITLSLVVSGTWGANIAGINLMNLISITMILIIGYVKGSTSASAIGVAMGAIVGLSSNNMMIYISIYGLCGLISGVFKETGKLMTGISYLVSFLILKFYSNINYDFKIIEVLISLTLFYIIPNKLYMKMEYELDYQKKQENLQENYMDKIKGILTDKLGNFSSVLYNMGNVLEKLVDNEKLAMKNKSGALIENLADRVCSNCNMNHICWKREGYYTYNALGELIQNYQENRKELPYEIERKCVKRTQLINNTEDIVNNYIINEMWKKRLSECREVLANQINTMAYSVEEITKEFGQSIRFSNLTEKDIRRMLNKNNIKYKDIFCYNNENGRLIINLKIDACTGKQKCVKEILPLINKVTGKLMCVANESCNLDLKNNDCNIIFEETPKYHVASYVNKTAKDGEQCNGDSYSFGKLKSGSYMTIISDGMGSGPQAVQESSAVVELIERFAQSGFSKLIAINTINSIMSIKFSQDEKFSTVDLSNIDLYEGQVDFMKVGAVASFIKRGTDVYTIKSKTLPIGVLDKVDIDIETRDLKNGDIIVMVSDGVLDYESSSAGKVEWVVEFLKNTTLNNPKEISEELIENAKKLSKGKVKDDMTAIVQKVYSLY, encoded by the coding sequence ATGCAATATGGCGCAGAACTTTTACCATACCAAAGATTAAAAAAAATAGAAAAGCAAAAGTATAAAAAATCTATTAATCTCAAGTCTATTGTAAATATGATAATTTTCTTTATGAGCTCTTTTCTAGTGAGTAGAGTAATTTTTATTAATAACATGGCTCCCTTTGGGATAGCTTTTTTATTATCTATATCTAGACAAAAAGAATATAACAAATATTTATTTATATCAGCTGTTGGTTCTGTTATAGGATATATATCTTTAAAAAATAATATAGGTTATATATCTTTAAATATATTAGAAATAGCAACCATAATACTTTCATCTTATATATTTAAAAATGTAGAGGATAAAAAAAATACCATAATTATATATATGATCATATACTTAGAGATATTCGCATATAAAATTTTTGTTACTAAGATTTCAACAACTATGGCTATATTGGGAGCTACTTTTGAAATAGGTTGTATTTTCCCAATATACTATATTATTAATTATTCAATTTTATGTTTTAAGAATATAAATACTAGTCATTTATATTCCAATGAAGAAATAGTAAGTATGGCTATTACATTATCTCTTGTGGTTTCAGGAACTTGGGGAGCTAATATAGCAGGAATAAATTTAATGAATTTAATATCTATTACTATGATATTAATTATAGGATATGTAAAGGGAAGTACTAGTGCTTCAGCTATCGGTGTGGCTATGGGGGCTATAGTAGGATTAAGTTCTAACAACATGATGATTTATATTTCTATATATGGACTATGTGGGCTTATATCTGGAGTTTTCAAAGAAACAGGTAAGTTGATGACTGGCATATCTTATTTGGTTAGTTTTTTAATATTGAAATTTTATTCTAATATTAACTATGATTTTAAGATAATAGAAGTGTTAATATCCTTAACTTTATTTTATATAATACCTAATAAACTATATATGAAAATGGAGTATGAATTAGATTATCAAAAGAAACAAGAAAACTTACAAGAAAACTATATGGACAAGATCAAAGGTATTCTTACGGATAAATTGGGCAATTTTTCTAGCGTATTATACAATATGGGAAATGTATTGGAAAAATTAGTAGATAATGAGAAATTAGCTATGAAAAATAAAAGTGGTGCTTTAATAGAAAATTTAGCAGATAGAGTTTGCAGCAACTGTAACATGAATCATATATGCTGGAAGAGAGAAGGATATTATACTTATAATGCTCTAGGGGAGTTAATACAAAATTATCAAGAGAATAGAAAAGAACTTCCTTATGAAATAGAAAGAAAATGTGTAAAGAGAACTCAACTTATTAATAATACAGAAGATATAGTAAATAATTATATAATAAATGAAATGTGGAAAAAAAGACTTAGTGAATGTAGGGAAGTGTTAGCTAATCAAATAAACACAATGGCTTATTCTGTTGAGGAGATCACAAAGGAATTTGGACAAAGTATTAGATTTAGTAATTTAACGGAAAAAGACATTAGAAGAATGTTAAATAAGAATAATATAAAATATAAGGATATATTTTGTTATAATAATGAAAATGGCAGACTTATAATAAATTTAAAAATAGATGCTTGTACAGGTAAGCAGAAATGTGTAAAGGAAATATTGCCCCTAATAAATAAGGTTACAGGTAAATTAATGTGTGTAGCTAATGAAAGTTGTAACTTAGATTTAAAAAATAACGACTGTAATATAATTTTTGAGGAAACACCTAAATATCATGTAGCCTCTTATGTTAATAAGACAGCAAAAGATGGGGAACAATGTAATGGGGATAGTTATTCTTTTGGGAAATTAAAAAGTGGTAGCTATATGACTATAATAAGTGATGGCATGGGATCCGGACCTCAAGCAGTTCAAGAAAGTAGTGCAGTAGTTGAACTTATTGAAAGGTTTGCTCAATCAGGATTTAGTAAACTTATAGCTATAAATACAATAAATTCTATAATGAGCATAAAATTTTCTCAGGATGAAAAGTTTTCAACAGTAGATTTATCAAATATAGATTTATATGAAGGGCAAGTAGATTTTATGAAGGTAGGAGCAGTAGCTAGTTTTATAAAGCGAGGAACAGATGTATATACTATTAAGTCTAAAACATTACCAATAGGGGTTTTGGACAAAGTAGATATTGATATTGAAACAAGGGATTTAAAAAATGGAGATATAATAGTAATGGTAAGTGATGGGGTTCTAGATTATGAAAGTAGTTCTGCAGGTAAAGTAGAATGGGTAGTAGAATTTTTAAAAAATACCACATTAAATAATCCTAAAGAAATAAGCGAAGAATTAATAGAAAATGCTAAAAAATTAAGTAAAGGTAAGGTAAAGGATGATATGACCGCAATAGTGCAAAAAGTATATAGTTTATATTAA
- the yabP gene encoding sporulation protein YabP, with protein MEKKEFKNDDKISNLNLESRKKLILSGINEVISFNEEEIMLKTTLGDLDIKGSNLKMNKLDVQNGDVVIVGTINSCAYLNDQSKASRSNIFSKLFK; from the coding sequence ATGGAAAAGAAAGAGTTTAAGAATGATGATAAAATAAGTAATTTAAATTTAGAGAGTAGAAAAAAGTTAATTTTAAGCGGCATCAATGAAGTTATAAGCTTTAATGAAGAAGAAATTATGTTAAAGACAACCCTAGGAGATTTAGATATAAAAGGATCAAATTTAAAAATGAATAAATTAGATGTACAAAATGGAGATGTTGTAATAGTAGGTACTATAAATTCTTGTGCTTATCTTAATGATCAATCTAAAGCTAGCAGGAGCAATATATTTTCAAAACTATTTAAGTAG
- a CDS encoding S1 domain-containing RNA-binding protein — protein MTLNAGSILEGTVVNITNFGAFVEIEGKTGLVHISEVSDSYVKDIREYLKEQDKVKVKVISIDDKGKISLSIKQAMQQKKSCKPAEIDWSREKSKKNEVNFEDRLSKFLKDSEERFQDLKKHQDSRGRGSKKSY, from the coding sequence ATGACTTTGAATGCAGGTAGTATACTTGAAGGTACAGTAGTTAACATTACAAATTTTGGAGCCTTTGTTGAAATTGAAGGTAAAACAGGTTTAGTGCACATATCTGAAGTATCAGATAGTTATGTAAAAGACATTAGAGAATATTTAAAAGAACAGGATAAAGTAAAGGTTAAAGTTATTTCAATAGATGATAAAGGAAAAATAAGTTTATCTATTAAGCAAGCTATGCAACAGAAAAAATCTTGCAAACCAGCGGAAATTGATTGGTCAAGAGAAAAGTCTAAAAAGAATGAAGTAAATTTTGAAGATAGATTATCTAAATTCTTAAAAGACAGTGAAGAAAGATTCCAAGATTTGAAAAAGCATCAAGATTCTAGAGGTAGAGGAAGTAAGAAAAGCTATTAA
- the tilS gene encoding tRNA lysidine(34) synthetase TilS, with translation MKDVVINTIKKYDMIEANDKIIVGVSGGPDSMCLLHMLCLLKDELRIKDIYVAHINHGVRGAESDADEKYVENFCYMNNLGFFSKTIDMNKIAKEKGMSSESAGREARYDFFNYLREELGAQKIATAHNANDQAETVLMRIMRGTGLQGLIGINPIRDGVYIRPLINVLREDIENYCEKYELNPRIDKTNLQSIYTRNKIRLELIPYIKDNFNEDIVNTLCRFSNIVSKDNSYLEKVSKDKFQIYCTKKTQRVIIDKRVFLEHESISTRILREAILYINKNLYNLEMKNIYDILELGLNTTGKFINLPSNIRAENVYGDIHLYKECNEINNIHCELKIGRNKIGDLNTNLKIYSIKDHNHNINDNKYVQYFDYDKISNEKVYLRNRKNGDKFTPLGMKGSKKLKDFFIDLKIPREERDRLELLCFGDEIAWIIGYRISNNFKVDKNTKNVLEITVERGEPNGSNK, from the coding sequence ATGAAAGATGTGGTTATAAATACTATAAAGAAATATGATATGATTGAAGCCAATGACAAAATAATAGTAGGTGTATCTGGTGGACCAGATTCTATGTGTCTTTTACATATGTTATGTTTATTAAAAGATGAACTAAGAATAAAGGATATATATGTGGCTCATATAAATCATGGTGTTAGAGGAGCAGAATCAGATGCTGATGAAAAATATGTAGAGAATTTTTGTTATATGAATAATTTAGGCTTTTTTTCTAAAACAATAGATATGAACAAAATAGCCAAAGAAAAGGGAATGTCTAGCGAAAGTGCAGGAAGAGAAGCAAGATATGATTTTTTTAATTATTTAAGAGAAGAACTGGGAGCTCAAAAAATAGCAACAGCTCATAATGCAAATGACCAAGCAGAAACTGTGCTTATGAGAATAATGAGGGGAACAGGATTACAGGGATTAATAGGTATAAATCCAATAAGAGATGGTGTATATATAAGACCTTTAATAAATGTATTAAGAGAAGATATAGAAAATTATTGTGAAAAATATGAACTAAATCCTAGGATAGATAAAACGAATTTACAAAGTATATATACAAGAAATAAAATTAGATTAGAATTAATACCTTATATAAAAGATAATTTTAATGAAGATATAGTAAATACTTTATGTAGATTTTCTAATATAGTTTCTAAAGATAATAGCTATTTAGAGAAAGTATCGAAAGATAAATTTCAAATATATTGTACTAAAAAAACACAAAGGGTAATAATAGATAAGAGAGTTTTTTTAGAGCATGAAAGTATTTCAACTAGAATATTAAGAGAGGCTATACTTTATATAAATAAAAACTTATATAATCTTGAAATGAAGAATATATATGATATCTTAGAATTAGGTTTAAATACAACAGGTAAATTTATAAACTTACCTAGCAATATAAGAGCTGAAAATGTTTATGGAGACATACATTTATATAAAGAATGCAATGAGATAAATAATATTCATTGTGAACTTAAAATAGGACGTAATAAAATAGGAGATTTAAATACTAATTTAAAAATATATTCTATCAAAGATCATAATCACAATATAAATGATAATAAATATGTACAATACTTTGATTATGATAAAATAAGTAATGAAAAAGTTTATTTAAGAAATAGAAAAAATGGAGATAAATTTACTCCATTAGGAATGAAAGGTAGCAAGAAATTAAAAGATTTCTTTATAGACCTAAAAATTCCAAGAGAAGAAAGAGATAGGCTAGAACTTTTATGTTTTGGAGATGAAATAGCTTGGATTATAGGCTACAGAATAAGTAATAATTTTAAAGTAGATAAAAATACAAAAAATGTATTAGAAATAACTGTTGAAAGAGGGGAACCAAATGGATCTAATAAGTAG